The following proteins come from a genomic window of Natronosalvus vescus:
- the hutI gene encoding imidazolonepropionase, translating into MSHDDSEKTVVYNSSELVVGPEVDENGGDSTLSVLEDGALVSVDGEVREVGPSDEITRKHPPENAETAIDADGRAVVPGFVDPHTHAVFAGDRSDEFEAKLEGATYQELLAQGGGILRTVRSTREASTDRLVANLLSHLDVMLAHGSTTVEVKSGYGLDTETELRMLEAIEIANERHPVDLVATFLGAHAVPEGADADDYVDAIVDEQLPAVADQGFAEFCDVFCEEGAFSVEQSRRVLEAGLDHGLTPKVHAEELSHLGGTKLGAEVGAASADHLLYATDDDVEAMKESGTVPVLLPGTAFGLGEEYADARMMLEAGVPVALATDFNPNCHSRSMEFVQTLACVEMGMTPAEALLGSTTNAAAAIGKADGTGALDPGSPADFLVLDAPRYAHLAYRFDTTAIETVVKDGRIVARDGRVDSMAEGQSR; encoded by the coding sequence ATGAGTCACGACGATAGCGAGAAAACGGTCGTCTACAACTCGAGCGAACTGGTCGTCGGCCCCGAGGTCGACGAGAACGGTGGCGACTCCACGCTTTCAGTACTCGAGGACGGGGCGCTCGTCTCCGTCGACGGTGAGGTACGCGAGGTCGGCCCGAGCGACGAGATTACGCGAAAACACCCGCCCGAAAACGCCGAGACGGCTATCGACGCCGACGGACGGGCGGTCGTCCCGGGGTTCGTCGACCCACACACCCACGCGGTCTTCGCCGGCGACCGATCTGACGAGTTCGAGGCCAAACTCGAGGGGGCGACCTACCAGGAGTTGCTCGCCCAGGGTGGCGGAATCCTCAGAACGGTCCGGTCGACGCGGGAAGCGTCCACCGATCGGCTGGTGGCAAACCTGCTGTCTCACCTCGACGTCATGCTCGCCCACGGCTCGACGACAGTCGAGGTCAAATCCGGCTACGGACTCGATACCGAGACCGAACTGCGGATGCTCGAGGCGATCGAAATTGCGAACGAGCGCCATCCGGTCGACCTCGTGGCGACCTTCCTGGGTGCCCACGCCGTACCCGAGGGGGCCGACGCGGACGACTACGTCGACGCAATCGTCGACGAACAGCTTCCGGCCGTCGCCGATCAGGGATTCGCCGAGTTCTGTGACGTTTTCTGTGAGGAGGGCGCGTTCTCGGTCGAGCAGTCCAGACGGGTGCTCGAGGCCGGCCTCGACCACGGTCTGACGCCCAAGGTGCACGCCGAGGAACTCTCACACCTGGGCGGGACGAAACTCGGGGCCGAGGTCGGCGCGGCGAGCGCCGATCACCTCCTGTACGCGACCGACGACGACGTCGAGGCGATGAAGGAATCCGGCACCGTTCCCGTCCTGCTCCCGGGAACCGCGTTCGGACTCGGCGAGGAGTACGCCGACGCACGGATGATGCTGGAGGCCGGCGTCCCCGTCGCACTCGCGACGGACTTCAATCCGAACTGTCACTCGCGGAGTATGGAGTTCGTCCAGACGCTGGCGTGCGTCGAGATGGGGATGACCCCTGCGGAGGCGCTGCTGGGATCGACGACCAACGCGGCGGCGGCGATCGGGAAAGCCGACGGAACGGGCGCGCTCGATCCCGGTTCACCCGCCGACTTCCTGGTGCTCGACGCACCGCGATACGCTCACCTGGCCTATCGATTCGACACGACGGCAATCGAGACGGTGGTCAAAGACGGACGGATCGTTGCCCGGGACGGCCGCGTCGATTCGATGGCGGAGGGTCAGTCGAGATGA
- a CDS encoding bacterio-opsin activator domain-containing protein: MSSPPGREKPLVLVMQPARATASIEQLTEHLTEYQVRVASARVETRRILGDYEDVVALCHSSEPSWVRSCLKTLAGEFPDRRIPTIVVPPSGSGSERLATITVRAGGDDYVSPTALEELPERIDSLWAGVGQTEPRETKPATDTLVDLLSTTFPDEVFVLGADGTYLDTEVRPDSADLYTVRPDEFVGRTLWDAFSDREADRFHDHIQHVLESREIAHVEYDVETTEGTRQYLGRVVPIGSSTYDQEAVLWLARDTTELESREAALQQRREQLELLNRVNAVVRRVIKTLVEAPTQSAVEEEACELLVASDLYCGSWISRPTGDGSVVYQTGCGDVSSYLEAIKAIDYDADDDRPIIHALQENTIHSSTELQSMPEMPPDLAEAAREHDIKSAIAVPLSHGDSVYGVLTVLARREDAFGSREEEAFRLLGETIGFAINAIKNRRLLFADAVTVLEFRIEGGNSFSFDLSTKYDCQCALEWSGTTANGRTYQYVTIDGVDGQTVYEEATAHETVEECRLVHDGENEATIEIRLAESAVRTLKGYGATIRDVTVDDGVGHITVEFSRETDTRAIVEALQRVYEEAELVAKREVDRPVTTASERRNRIADRLTERQLTALRLAYYGGYFDWPRGSTGEDIAESMGISPPTMHQHLRRGLEEILGDFFEVGPEPTSTK; encoded by the coding sequence ATGTCATCGCCCCCTGGACGCGAGAAACCGCTCGTACTCGTTATGCAGCCCGCTCGAGCGACGGCATCGATCGAGCAACTCACCGAACACCTCACCGAGTACCAAGTTCGAGTCGCGAGTGCTAGGGTCGAAACCCGTCGGATTCTCGGCGACTACGAGGACGTCGTGGCGCTCTGTCACTCGAGTGAGCCCTCGTGGGTTCGATCCTGCCTCAAGACGCTCGCAGGGGAGTTCCCGGACAGACGGATTCCGACCATCGTCGTGCCACCGAGTGGGAGTGGAAGTGAGCGGTTGGCAACCATCACGGTGCGAGCGGGCGGCGACGACTACGTCTCACCGACGGCTCTCGAGGAGTTACCAGAACGGATAGACTCGTTATGGGCAGGAGTTGGCCAGACCGAACCGAGAGAGACAAAACCGGCCACAGACACCTTGGTCGATCTCCTGTCGACGACGTTCCCGGACGAAGTGTTCGTCCTCGGGGCAGATGGTACGTACCTGGATACGGAAGTGCGTCCGGATTCCGCCGATCTGTACACCGTCAGGCCCGACGAATTCGTCGGTCGGACGTTGTGGGATGCGTTTTCCGACCGGGAAGCCGATCGATTTCACGACCACATACAGCACGTTCTCGAGAGCAGAGAGATTGCACACGTGGAGTACGACGTCGAGACGACCGAAGGCACCCGTCAGTATCTGGGTCGCGTCGTCCCCATCGGTTCCTCGACATACGATCAGGAGGCCGTGTTGTGGCTCGCACGGGATACAACCGAACTCGAGAGCCGGGAAGCGGCACTCCAGCAACGACGAGAGCAACTCGAGTTGCTCAACCGGGTTAATGCGGTCGTCAGGCGGGTAATCAAGACCCTCGTGGAAGCGCCCACCCAGTCGGCAGTCGAGGAGGAAGCCTGCGAGCTACTCGTGGCCTCCGATCTGTACTGTGGGTCGTGGATTTCCCGCCCCACCGGCGATGGCAGTGTCGTGTACCAGACCGGCTGTGGTGACGTGTCGTCATACCTCGAAGCGATCAAAGCGATCGATTACGACGCCGACGACGACCGGCCGATTATCCATGCACTCCAGGAGAATACCATCCACTCGAGCACCGAGTTGCAGTCGATGCCGGAGATGCCGCCCGACCTCGCGGAAGCTGCTCGCGAACACGATATCAAATCAGCGATCGCGGTGCCGCTGTCACACGGCGATAGCGTCTACGGCGTGTTGACGGTGCTGGCTCGTCGGGAGGACGCATTCGGCTCCCGAGAAGAGGAGGCGTTTCGATTGCTCGGGGAAACGATCGGATTCGCGATCAATGCGATCAAGAACCGACGGCTGTTGTTCGCCGACGCCGTGACGGTACTCGAGTTCCGCATCGAGGGAGGGAACTCCTTTTCGTTCGATCTCTCGACGAAGTACGACTGTCAGTGTGCCCTCGAGTGGTCGGGGACGACGGCGAACGGACGCACCTACCAGTACGTCACGATCGATGGCGTCGACGGTCAGACGGTGTACGAGGAGGCGACAGCGCACGAGACCGTCGAGGAATGTCGGCTCGTCCACGACGGCGAGAACGAGGCAACGATCGAGATCCGACTCGCGGAATCCGCGGTTCGAACGCTCAAAGGGTACGGTGCAACGATTCGTGACGTCACCGTCGATGACGGCGTCGGACACATCACGGTCGAATTCTCACGCGAAACTGACACACGGGCGATCGTCGAAGCGCTACAGCGCGTCTACGAGGAGGCCGAACTCGTCGCGAAACGGGAGGTCGACCGACCAGTGACGACGGCGAGCGAACGGCGCAACCGGATCGCAGATCGATTGACCGAACGACAGCTCACCGCCCTTCGGTTGGCGTACTACGGCGGATATTTCGACTGGCCACGCGGCAGTACCGGTGAAGACATCGCCGAATCGATGGGCATCTCGCCACCCACGATGCACCAGCACCTGCGGCGTGGGCTCGAGGAGATTCTGGGGGACTTCTTCGAGGTCGGGCCAGAACCAACGTCCACGAAGTGA
- the otsB gene encoding trehalose-phosphatase, producing MVRQQFSFAERPVVSSDLQRSKRRRASTQRIPRDLRSQIRAGLNQHDELLACFDFDGTLAPIVDDPVAASPLPAARRGVASLASIDGVTTAIVSGRALSDVADRIDGADAYAGNHGLELERDGSLAIHPIAQRRASLVTRCCRALESRLAPILGCTVENKRLTGTVHVRHVADWKRPAIRHEVETVVDRIGGDALVISEGKSIFEIGPNISWTKGDAVSLLESTQAVDPFVLYLGDDTTDETVFRRLDSSGCGVRVGASAETDASFRLESPQAVCRLLQWLVDVATDRLE from the coding sequence ATGGTACGTCAGCAATTCTCGTTTGCCGAGCGACCGGTAGTCTCGAGCGATCTCCAACGTTCGAAACGGCGGCGGGCATCGACCCAGCGTATACCCCGCGACCTCCGATCGCAAATTCGGGCGGGTCTCAATCAGCACGACGAACTGTTGGCCTGTTTCGACTTCGACGGCACCCTCGCGCCAATCGTCGACGACCCGGTTGCAGCGAGTCCGCTCCCAGCCGCCAGACGTGGGGTTGCATCCCTCGCGTCGATCGACGGCGTAACGACGGCCATCGTCAGCGGGCGCGCCCTCTCGGACGTCGCCGACCGAATCGACGGGGCGGACGCCTACGCCGGCAATCACGGGCTCGAACTCGAGCGTGACGGCTCGCTGGCAATCCACCCTATCGCGCAGCGGCGGGCCTCGCTCGTCACGCGATGTTGCCGTGCGCTCGAGTCTCGGCTAGCCCCCATATTGGGGTGTACGGTCGAGAACAAACGCTTGACGGGCACCGTCCACGTTCGACACGTTGCCGATTGGAAACGCCCAGCTATCAGACACGAGGTCGAAACCGTCGTCGACCGGATCGGCGGTGATGCCCTCGTCATCTCGGAAGGGAAGTCGATCTTCGAAATCGGCCCGAACATCTCCTGGACGAAAGGGGATGCGGTGTCGTTGCTCGAGTCGACCCAGGCGGTTGACCCGTTCGTCCTCTATCTGGGTGACGATACGACCGACGAAACGGTATTTCGTCGCCTCGACTCGAGTGGCTGTGGCGTCCGCGTTGGCGCGTCGGCCGAAACGGACGCGTCGTTCCGGCTTGAATCTCCCCAGGCTGTGTGTCGGTTACTGCAGTGGCTGGTCGACGTGGCCACGGATCGGCTCGAGTGA
- a CDS encoding helix-turn-helix domain-containing protein, with the protein MHEATFRLSGSTSYDAITDEFEAYISLWCNDHSDLLLVECAPDRLEAALERIDSFAGVEDAIVDGETAVVVTGSCVKAHDTSAVDADLDETGCLLLPPIRYHDGNRSIRVLALESEQLTRFYHALLDDFEVIVESKRDLSLARFDRDRTPDGIREPFPTLSRRQRQVFSTAYELGYYEVPRGTSMESVASVVGIDRRTADEHRRQAERKLLGAIAGQYLG; encoded by the coding sequence GTGCACGAAGCGACGTTTCGACTTTCGGGGTCGACATCGTACGACGCCATCACCGACGAGTTCGAGGCATACATCTCGCTGTGGTGTAACGATCACAGCGACCTGTTGCTCGTCGAATGCGCACCGGATCGCCTCGAAGCCGCGCTCGAGCGAATCGATTCGTTCGCCGGGGTCGAAGACGCCATCGTCGACGGCGAGACGGCCGTCGTCGTCACCGGAAGCTGCGTGAAAGCCCACGATACGTCCGCCGTCGACGCCGATCTGGACGAGACTGGCTGTCTGCTGTTGCCGCCGATTCGGTACCACGACGGCAACCGTTCCATCCGGGTTCTCGCCCTCGAGAGCGAACAGCTTACCCGATTCTACCACGCGCTGCTCGATGATTTCGAGGTAATCGTCGAGTCGAAACGTGATCTCTCGCTCGCACGGTTCGACCGCGACCGAACGCCCGACGGAATTCGCGAACCGTTTCCAACCCTCTCGCGTCGCCAGCGCCAGGTGTTTTCGACTGCCTACGAACTGGGTTACTACGAGGTACCTCGAGGGACGTCGATGGAGTCAGTCGCCTCGGTCGTCGGAATCGATCGGCGCACGGCAGACGAACACCGTCGACAGGCCGAACGGAAGCTACTGGGGGCGATTGCGGGCCAATATCTCGGGTAG
- the hutH gene encoding histidine ammonia-lyase — MTAEDVKRTNPIELDGETLRPEDVVAVARAGTPVAVTDDARERVRASRERVRDVVDSGEPVYGLNTGFGELVDERIPADQIQRLQTNLLRSHAAGAGRELTTEETRAMMVSRINALVKGYSGVREVVIDNLLTMLNEGVTPVVRSRGSLGASGDLAPLAHMSLVLIGEGEAVHGAGDERVRVSGDVALEAVGLEPLSLAPKEGLALINGTQLTVGLASLLVVDGERVIDAADAAGALTTEVTLGTTATSDTAIHDVRPHSGQQESAATVRALTSESEIVDAHRNCDRVQDAYSLRCLPQVHGAVRDALSHLRAGVEIELNSATDNPLVFPADSVDDRASGTDSAAVISGGNFHGQPLALRLEYARLALIDLGAISERRVDRILNPNLQEPHLPPFLAPESGLQSGYMIAQYTAAALLNECRSIGAASSDNTPVSGGQEDHVSMSAQAALNARRTLENVRRIVATEAICATQAAEYVEDAFDEELGVDEESSTSADGDQPHHLGLGGGTGSLYDCVRERVPPLEDDRVLDAELDAVATAIENGSVDTSLSEWLPS; from the coding sequence ATGACCGCAGAGGACGTCAAGCGAACAAACCCGATCGAACTCGACGGCGAAACGCTCAGGCCCGAGGACGTCGTCGCCGTCGCTCGAGCGGGCACTCCCGTCGCTGTCACCGACGACGCGCGAGAACGAGTTCGGGCCTCTCGCGAGCGCGTTCGAGACGTCGTCGACAGCGGCGAACCCGTCTACGGGCTGAACACCGGGTTCGGCGAACTCGTCGACGAGCGAATTCCGGCCGACCAGATCCAGCGCCTGCAGACGAACCTGCTTCGCAGTCACGCGGCCGGGGCGGGCCGGGAACTCACCACGGAGGAGACCCGGGCCATGATGGTTTCACGCATCAACGCCCTCGTCAAGGGCTATTCAGGGGTTCGTGAGGTCGTGATCGACAATCTGCTCACCATGCTCAACGAGGGGGTCACCCCCGTCGTTCGATCCCGCGGCAGTCTCGGTGCCAGCGGCGACCTCGCTCCCCTCGCGCACATGTCGCTGGTGCTCATCGGTGAGGGCGAGGCGGTACACGGTGCGGGCGACGAACGGGTTCGCGTCTCCGGCGACGTCGCCCTCGAGGCGGTCGGTCTCGAGCCGCTCTCGCTGGCTCCGAAGGAGGGCCTCGCCCTCATCAACGGCACCCAGCTGACGGTCGGGCTGGCATCGCTGCTCGTCGTCGACGGCGAACGCGTGATCGACGCTGCGGACGCTGCTGGCGCGTTGACGACCGAGGTCACGCTCGGGACGACGGCCACCTCGGATACCGCGATCCACGACGTTCGCCCTCACTCCGGGCAACAGGAGAGTGCGGCGACCGTTCGAGCGCTGACGAGCGAGAGCGAAATCGTCGACGCCCATCGGAACTGTGACCGCGTCCAGGACGCCTACTCGCTTCGGTGTCTCCCACAGGTTCACGGTGCGGTTCGCGACGCCCTCTCACACCTCCGTGCGGGCGTCGAAATCGAGCTAAACAGCGCGACCGACAACCCGCTCGTCTTCCCCGCCGACAGCGTCGACGATCGGGCCTCGGGTACCGACAGCGCCGCCGTCATCTCCGGCGGCAACTTCCACGGGCAACCGTTGGCCCTCCGCCTCGAGTACGCGCGCCTCGCGCTCATCGACCTGGGGGCGATTTCCGAGCGCCGGGTCGATCGAATACTGAATCCGAACCTGCAGGAACCACACTTGCCACCGTTTCTCGCCCCCGAAAGTGGATTGCAGTCCGGGTACATGATCGCGCAGTATACGGCCGCTGCCCTCCTCAACGAGTGTCGATCGATCGGGGCCGCCTCGAGCGACAACACGCCCGTGAGCGGCGGCCAGGAAGACCACGTCAGTATGAGTGCCCAGGCGGCACTCAACGCCAGGCGTACTCTCGAGAACGTTCGCCGAATCGTCGCGACAGAAGCCATCTGTGCGACTCAGGCGGCCGAGTACGTCGAGGACGCCTTCGACGAGGAACTGGGCGTGGATGAGGAATCGTCGACTAGCGCCGACGGCGACCAGCCACACCATCTCGGCCTCGGTGGCGGCACCGGGTCGCTCTACGATTGCGTACGAGAACGCGTTCCACCGCTCGAGGACGACCGCGTGCTCGATGCGGAACTCGATGCAGTTGCCACGGCCATCGAGAACGGCAGCGTAGACACTTCACTCTCCGAGTGGCTCCCCTCGTAA
- the hutU gene encoding urocanate hydratase has product MSDLSETEECRDESVADWDGVGDPSEQWQSYRGAPTGIDLECQGWRQEAAFRMLNNNLDPEVAEEPESLVVYGGTGRAARSWDAYDAICTQLRELGDEETLLVQSGKPVGTFTTHERAPRVLIANSNLVGRWDSWEHFHELEAQGKIMYGQMTAGSWAYIGTQGIIQGTYETLAELGRQHFPDAKGLEGKIVVTGGLGGMGGAQPLAVTMNHGVCIAAEVDETRIDRRLETGYCQEKVSDLETAIERAEAAAQAGEAYSVGVHVNAADMLESMQEMGFVPDVITDQTSAHDELEGYYPSGYTVAEADDLRERDPETYVDESLDTMERHVDGILAMQDAGAIAFEYGNNIRGQVVEHRGHESAFDFPGFVPAYIRPLFCAGKGPFRWAALSGDPADIHRTDDAVRELFPEKEHLARWIDLAQEQVAFQGLPARVCWLGFERDEDGLTERARFALRINELVAAGEISAPIVVTRDHLDAGSVASPNRETEAMRDGTDAVADWPILNALLNTAAGADIVSVHDGGGVGIGNSLHANNHVVLDGTDLAAEKARRVFTTDPGMGVIRHADAGYEEALETARESNVTIPMERDGQ; this is encoded by the coding sequence ATGTCAGATCTCTCCGAAACCGAAGAATGCCGGGACGAATCGGTAGCCGACTGGGACGGTGTCGGCGACCCAAGCGAGCAGTGGCAGTCCTACCGAGGCGCACCGACCGGGATCGACCTCGAGTGTCAGGGCTGGCGACAGGAGGCGGCGTTCAGAATGTTGAACAACAACCTCGACCCCGAGGTCGCCGAGGAGCCCGAATCGCTGGTGGTCTACGGCGGAACCGGACGCGCGGCCCGGTCGTGGGACGCCTACGACGCGATCTGTACCCAGCTTCGCGAACTGGGCGACGAGGAAACGCTGCTCGTTCAGAGCGGGAAACCCGTCGGGACGTTCACCACACACGAGCGCGCACCCCGCGTCTTGATCGCGAACTCGAATCTCGTCGGGCGCTGGGATTCGTGGGAACACTTCCACGAACTCGAGGCCCAGGGGAAGATCATGTACGGCCAGATGACCGCCGGATCGTGGGCCTACATCGGCACCCAGGGGATCATCCAGGGCACCTACGAGACGCTGGCCGAACTCGGCCGTCAGCACTTCCCCGACGCGAAGGGCCTCGAGGGAAAAATCGTCGTCACCGGCGGCCTCGGCGGGATGGGCGGTGCTCAACCGCTCGCCGTCACGATGAACCACGGCGTCTGTATCGCCGCCGAAGTCGACGAAACCCGCATCGATCGCCGGCTCGAGACCGGCTATTGCCAGGAGAAGGTCTCCGATCTCGAGACCGCGATCGAACGCGCCGAAGCGGCAGCCCAAGCGGGCGAGGCCTACAGCGTCGGCGTCCACGTGAACGCCGCCGACATGCTCGAGTCGATGCAAGAGATGGGGTTCGTCCCGGACGTGATCACCGACCAGACGAGCGCCCACGACGAACTCGAGGGGTACTACCCATCGGGGTACACCGTCGCGGAGGCCGACGACCTTCGGGAACGCGACCCCGAGACCTACGTCGATGAGAGCCTCGACACGATGGAACGCCACGTCGACGGGATTCTGGCGATGCAGGACGCCGGGGCCATCGCGTTCGAATACGGCAACAACATTCGCGGCCAGGTCGTCGAACACCGCGGCCACGAGAGCGCGTTCGACTTCCCCGGTTTCGTGCCGGCGTATATCCGACCGCTGTTCTGTGCGGGCAAAGGGCCCTTCCGCTGGGCGGCCCTCTCGGGCGATCCGGCCGACATTCACCGTACCGACGACGCCGTTCGCGAACTGTTCCCCGAAAAGGAACATCTCGCACGCTGGATCGACCTCGCACAGGAACAGGTCGCATTTCAGGGGCTCCCTGCTCGGGTCTGCTGGCTCGGGTTCGAACGAGACGAGGACGGGCTGACCGAACGCGCTCGCTTCGCCCTGCGGATCAACGAACTCGTGGCAGCCGGCGAGATTTCGGCACCGATTGTCGTTACACGAGACCACCTCGACGCCGGCTCGGTCGCCAGTCCGAACCGCGAGACCGAAGCGATGCGCGACGGGACGGACGCCGTCGCCGATTGGCCGATCCTGAACGCCCTGCTCAACACCGCCGCGGGGGCGGACATCGTCAGCGTTCACGACGGCGGCGGCGTCGGGATCGGAAACTCGTTGCACGCAAACAACCACGTCGTCCTCGACGGAACCGACCTGGCCGCCGAGAAGGCTCGCCGAGTCTTCACCACCGACCCCGGGATGGGCGTGATTCGCCACGCAGACGCCGGCTACGAGGAAGCCCTCGAGACCGCCCGCGAATCGAACGTCACGATTCCGATGGAGCGTGATGGACAGTGA
- the hutG gene encoding formimidoylglutamase, translating to MSRFASPPGWKSPSSDPNDETFGDVVSATTLEDAADHLAVFVGEPYDGAVIGRRGARDGPREIRTALAGVKTHHFDAGPVGSAAAGSTSAENPARVHESTFGDLGDLEVPEGDVSTVQSDLEESTTAVYDAGARPIFLGGDNSLTVPNVSPLLEDGTVGVVSFDAHLDCRQPIDGPSSGTPYYQLHERGLDAFAVAGARHFETSSTYAEYIHEQGGTIVTAEAVRQNVEASVERALEAMAGVDQIFVSLDIDVLDASAVPGVSAPTPGGVTTTELYAMLRRVAADERVVGFEVVECAPPLDIDGRTSDAAARAIAHVLAGWSR from the coding sequence GTGAGCCGGTTCGCCTCGCCACCCGGCTGGAAGAGCCCCTCGAGCGACCCGAACGACGAGACGTTTGGCGACGTGGTGTCGGCGACGACGCTCGAGGACGCAGCCGATCACCTGGCCGTGTTCGTCGGCGAGCCCTACGACGGGGCGGTCATCGGTCGCCGCGGTGCTCGCGATGGGCCTCGAGAAATCCGGACGGCGTTGGCGGGCGTGAAAACCCATCACTTCGACGCCGGGCCGGTCGGATCGGCTGCCGCCGGTTCGACGAGCGCGGAAAATCCTGCGAGGGTTCATGAGTCGACGTTCGGTGACCTCGGCGACCTCGAGGTACCCGAGGGCGACGTTTCGACCGTGCAATCCGACCTCGAGGAGTCGACGACGGCGGTGTACGACGCTGGCGCACGCCCCATCTTCCTCGGCGGGGATAATTCGCTGACCGTCCCCAACGTCTCACCGCTACTCGAGGACGGTACGGTCGGCGTCGTCAGCTTCGACGCCCACCTCGACTGCCGGCAACCGATCGACGGTCCCTCGAGTGGCACCCCATACTACCAGCTCCACGAACGCGGGCTGGACGCGTTCGCCGTCGCCGGGGCCCGCCACTTCGAAACATCGAGCACCTACGCCGAGTACATCCACGAGCAGGGCGGCACGATTGTGACGGCCGAAGCCGTTCGCCAGAACGTCGAGGCGAGTGTCGAGCGCGCACTCGAGGCGATGGCCGGCGTCGACCAGATATTCGTCAGCCTGGATATCGACGTGCTCGATGCGTCGGCGGTACCAGGCGTGAGCGCACCGACCCCGGGCGGCGTCACGACGACGGAACTGTACGCGATGCTGCGGCGCGTCGCGGCCGACGAACGGGTCGTCGGCTTCGAGGTCGTCGAGTGTGCACCACCGCTGGACATCGACGGACGGACGAGCGACGCTGCCGCGAGGGCAATCGCACACGTCCTCGCGGGGTGGTCGCGATGA
- a CDS encoding peptidase M10A and M12B matrixin and adamalysin, which produces MKRRAFIAGVGSVGTLGGIRYATRDPVTELEVGFWMSEGAAQYDTVVDRVTEYLELALGLDFWTVTITYGGTIPVESEDGVRPVRRGRWPAQVAMGAMGPGSLESAVDANVLVTDGQMRQAPTGIAIPHVASVGGARYIDQLDPPSETPDPDAYSLPSLSIQVLIHEIGHTLGLRHGHGTVYQTDEGTVATPMVSAYAWDSSFETTESLCGDSYETQPVSPRLLTYQFSSCARERLAEYSGGVRP; this is translated from the coding sequence GTGAAGCGACGGGCGTTCATCGCTGGTGTCGGTTCGGTCGGGACACTCGGTGGGATCAGGTACGCTACTCGCGACCCCGTCACCGAACTCGAGGTAGGGTTCTGGATGAGCGAGGGGGCAGCACAGTACGACACCGTCGTCGACCGCGTCACCGAGTATCTCGAGCTCGCGCTGGGGCTCGACTTCTGGACGGTGACGATCACCTACGGTGGGACGATTCCGGTCGAGTCAGAAGATGGAGTCAGACCGGTACGGCGAGGCCGTTGGCCGGCGCAAGTTGCGATGGGTGCGATGGGCCCCGGGTCGCTCGAGTCGGCGGTCGACGCTAACGTGCTCGTCACGGACGGTCAGATGCGGCAGGCACCGACTGGGATCGCGATTCCCCACGTGGCCTCAGTCGGAGGGGCCCGTTACATCGACCAACTCGACCCACCGTCCGAAACGCCGGATCCCGACGCGTACTCGCTCCCGTCACTGTCGATCCAGGTGTTGATTCACGAGATCGGGCACACGCTTGGGTTGCGACACGGCCACGGAACGGTGTATCAAACCGACGAGGGAACCGTCGCGACACCGATGGTGAGCGCCTACGCCTGGGATTCATCCTTCGAGACGACGGAATCGCTGTGCGGCGATTCGTACGAAACCCAGCCTGTGTCGCCTCGACTCCTCACCTATCAGTTTTCCTCGTGTGCCCGAGAGCGTCTCGCCGAGTACAGCGGCGGCGTTCGTCCCTGA